A single Hippocampus zosterae strain Florida chromosome 17, ASM2543408v3, whole genome shotgun sequence DNA region contains:
- the gadd45gip1 gene encoding growth arrest and DNA damage-inducible proteins-interacting protein 1 — MAASVLCRRTLVGCHTFKCISTPKTLISASYPSGTLLQTASYNPKPLKLNIRDPYIPDKSRNDTPDWQKTGKYDGKLYGRYGSRSGIDPASLWPSHTELDKIIAEENEWHPPLEVMLKNIAAKQKAEAEKRMAKEKLIAENMAKMPKMIADWRREKRETKQKLKEEKARRDKLLAEARERFGYSVDPRSPKFLEMVAEIEKEEKKKKKLMKRRLREEQAGVPVTPAVTSS, encoded by the exons atggccgcctccgtTCTCTGTAGGAGGACGCTGGTGGGCTGCCACACATTTAAGTGTATTTCAACACCAAAAACGTTAATTTCTGCCAGCTATCCGAGCGGGACTCTACTGCAGACGGCGTCGTATAATCCCAAACCCCTAAAACTGAATATTCGCGATCCTTATATTCCAGACAAGAGCCGGAACGATACGCCGGACTGGCAGAAGACGGGCAAATACGATGGGAAACTGTACGGTCGTTACGGCTCGAGGTCCGGCATCGACCCTGCCTCGCTGTGGCCCAGCCACACAGAGCTGGACAAGATAATCGCAGAGGAAAATGAGTGGCATCCTCCGCTAGAGGTCATGTTGAAGAATATTGCGGCCAAACAAAAGGCAGAGGCTGAAAAACGCATGGCGAA GGAGAAGCTCATCGCAGAAAACATGGCCAAAATGCCCAAGATGATCGCCGACTGGCGCAGAGAGAAGCGCGAAACTAAACAGAAGCTCAAAGAGGAGAAGGCACGTCGTGACAAGTTGTTGGCTGAGGCCAGAGAGCGTTTTGGCTACTCGGTGGACCCGCGCAGCCCCAAATTCTTGGAAATGGTTGCCGAAATtgagaaggaggagaagaaaaagaagaaactaATGAAACGCAGACTGAGAGAAGAGCAGGCGGGAGTCCCTGTCACTCCTGCCGTTACCTCCTCGTAA
- the zgc:158403 gene encoding tetratricopeptide repeat protein 39A isoform X3 produces MPTLGPLSDPLGSSVFSNSSPMTLEESLDECMEALDLFLNNHFNESMERLRSKVDESMYHALIYATVLEMQAMMTFQHDDICDAGATMKSAQDLCQRFRRKSPNLGKSTGEPLTEEQLHAEVCYAECQLQRAALTFLQDENMVSFIKGGIKVRNSYLIYKDLHSYVKSQSCLKGPSHTHLEGGISFGIGAFNLTLSLFPPRILKLLEFAGFSGDKDYGLSLLDDGATAPNLRSMLCVLLLLCYYTFLTFILGTGEGHVVEAERLLKIFRLRYPRGAIFLFFAGRAEEMKGNIDEAVALFEDGCKAQQTWKQFHHMCYWELMWCFTYKRAWKMAYFYADLLSKESRWSKAMYIYMKAAYLSMLPREEERPFGEDEVDLFRQVPLFKQKIAGKSPPTEKFAIHKARRYKAPCPVRLSVPVLEMMYMWNGFSMIKKRPELTEGIIQTLAEAERTLLESPENEYSLDDRCVVHLLKGMCLKNQGLLQGAEECFHKVCSSEKKLKFDHYLIPNSMVELSLLFVEQGRRDEAIKLLHKAKNNYKEYSMESRTQFRIHAALAKLKAGSVDED; encoded by the exons ATGCCAACGCTCGGACCGCTTTCGGACCCACTCGGGAGCTCAGTTTTCAG cAACTCATCCCCGATGACCCTCGAAGAAAGCCTGGATGAGTGCATGGAGGCCCTGGATCTCTTCCTAAACAATCACTTCAATGAGAGTATGGAGAGGCTGCGGTCaaa AGTGGATGAAAGCATGTACCATGCTCTCATTTATGCCACGGTCCTGGAAATGCAGGCCATGATGACTTTCCAGCACGATGACATCTGCGACGCTGGAGCCACCATGAAGAGTGCTCAGGATCTCTGTCAGAG GTTCCGCCGTAAATCTCCAAATTTAGGGAAGTCAACGGGGGAGCCGCTCACTGAAG AGCAGCTCCATGCTGAAGTGTGTTACGCAGAGTGCCAACTCCAAAGAGCTGCTCTCACTTTCCTACAG GATGAGAACATGGTGAGTTTTATCAAAGGTGGGATCAAAGTACGAAACAGTTACCTGATTTACAA AGACTTGCATTCCTATGTCAAATCTCAAAGCTGTTTGAAAGGACCCAGCCACACTCACTTAGAGGGCGGCATTTCTTTCGGGATCGGAGCATTTAATTTG ACGCTCTCTTTATTTCCGCCACGGATACTAAAACTATTAGAGTTTGCCGGCTTCTCGGGAGACAAG GATTACGGGTTGTCCCTGCTTGACGATGGCGCGACGGCGCCGAACCTGCGTTCCATGCTGTGTGTTCTGCTCCTGCTTTGTTACTACACCTTTCTCACGTTCATACTCG GAACAGGCGAGGGACACGTGGTAGAAGCGGAAAGATTGCTGAAAATATTCCGGCTGCGCTATCCGCGG ggAGCAATCTTCCTGTTTTTTGCCGGCAGGGCAGAGGAGATGAAAGGAAACATCGATGAG GCGGTGGCTCTATTTGAAGACGGCTGCAAGGCCCAGCAAACGTGGAAGCAGTTCCATCACATGTGCTACTGGGAGTTGATGTGGTGCTTCACGTATAAGCGAGCGTGGAAAATGGCCTATTTCTACGCAGACCTACTCAGCAAGGAAAGCCGCTGGTCCAAG GCTATGTACATCTACATGAAAGCCGCGTATCTCAGCATGCTGCCCAGGGAAGAGGAACGTCCCTTCGGAGAGGACGAGGTGGATCTCTTCAG ACAAGTGCCTCTCTTCAAGCAGAAGATAGCCGGGAAGTCTCCCCCCACGGAGAAGTTTGCCATCCACAAAGCTCGCCGCTACAAAGCCCCGTGCCCCGTGAGGCTCTCGGTGCCCGTGCTG GAGATGATGTACATGTGGAACGGTTTCAGTATGATCAAAAAGCGACCGGAGCTGACCGAAGGCATCATCCAGACTCTGGCGGAGGCCGAGCGCACGCTCTTGGAGTCTCCAG AAAACGAGTATTCCCTGGATGACCGTTGTGTCGTCCACCTGCTGAAGGGAATGTGCTTGAAAAACCAGGGGCTCCTCCAGGGCGCCGAGGAATGCTTTCATAAAGTTTGTTCGAG tgaGAAGAAGCTCAAGTTCGACCACTACCTCATTCCCAATTCCATGGTGGAGCTCAGTCTCCTCTTCGTTGAACAAGGCCGACGGGACGAGGCCATCAAGCTGCTCCACAAGGCCAA AAACAACTACAAAGAATACTCGATGGAATCTCGTACGCAGTTCAGGATCCACGCCGCTCTGGCCAAACTGAAGGCGGGCTCTGTCGACGAAGACTAA
- the zgc:158403 gene encoding tetratricopeptide repeat protein 39A isoform X4, whose amino-acid sequence MSNGKDDNAAHNNSSPMTLEESLDECMEALDLFLNNHFNESMERLRSKVDESMYHALIYATVLEMQAMMTFQHDDICDAGATMKSAQDLCQRFRRKSPNLGKSTGEPLTEEQLHAEVCYAECQLQRAALTFLQDENMVSFIKGGIKVRNSYLIYKDLHSYVKSQSCLKGPSHTHLEGGISFGIGAFNLTLSLFPPRILKLLEFAGFSGDKDYGLSLLDDGATAPNLRSMLCVLLLLCYYTFLTFILGTGEGHVVEAERLLKIFRLRYPRGAIFLFFAGRAEEMKGNIDEAVALFEDGCKAQQTWKQFHHMCYWELMWCFTYKRAWKMAYFYADLLSKESRWSKAMYIYMKAAYLSMLPREEERPFGEDEVDLFRQVPLFKQKIAGKSPPTEKFAIHKARRYKAPCPVRLSVPVLEMMYMWNGFSMIKKRPELTEGIIQTLAEAERTLLESPENEYSLDDRCVVHLLKGMCLKNQGLLQGAEECFHKVCSSEKKLKFDHYLIPNSMVELSLLFVEQGRRDEAIKLLHKAKNNYKEYSMESRTQFRIHAALAKLKAGSVDED is encoded by the exons ATGTCCAATGGAAAAGACGACAATGCTGCTCACAA cAACTCATCCCCGATGACCCTCGAAGAAAGCCTGGATGAGTGCATGGAGGCCCTGGATCTCTTCCTAAACAATCACTTCAATGAGAGTATGGAGAGGCTGCGGTCaaa AGTGGATGAAAGCATGTACCATGCTCTCATTTATGCCACGGTCCTGGAAATGCAGGCCATGATGACTTTCCAGCACGATGACATCTGCGACGCTGGAGCCACCATGAAGAGTGCTCAGGATCTCTGTCAGAG GTTCCGCCGTAAATCTCCAAATTTAGGGAAGTCAACGGGGGAGCCGCTCACTGAAG AGCAGCTCCATGCTGAAGTGTGTTACGCAGAGTGCCAACTCCAAAGAGCTGCTCTCACTTTCCTACAG GATGAGAACATGGTGAGTTTTATCAAAGGTGGGATCAAAGTACGAAACAGTTACCTGATTTACAA AGACTTGCATTCCTATGTCAAATCTCAAAGCTGTTTGAAAGGACCCAGCCACACTCACTTAGAGGGCGGCATTTCTTTCGGGATCGGAGCATTTAATTTG ACGCTCTCTTTATTTCCGCCACGGATACTAAAACTATTAGAGTTTGCCGGCTTCTCGGGAGACAAG GATTACGGGTTGTCCCTGCTTGACGATGGCGCGACGGCGCCGAACCTGCGTTCCATGCTGTGTGTTCTGCTCCTGCTTTGTTACTACACCTTTCTCACGTTCATACTCG GAACAGGCGAGGGACACGTGGTAGAAGCGGAAAGATTGCTGAAAATATTCCGGCTGCGCTATCCGCGG ggAGCAATCTTCCTGTTTTTTGCCGGCAGGGCAGAGGAGATGAAAGGAAACATCGATGAG GCGGTGGCTCTATTTGAAGACGGCTGCAAGGCCCAGCAAACGTGGAAGCAGTTCCATCACATGTGCTACTGGGAGTTGATGTGGTGCTTCACGTATAAGCGAGCGTGGAAAATGGCCTATTTCTACGCAGACCTACTCAGCAAGGAAAGCCGCTGGTCCAAG GCTATGTACATCTACATGAAAGCCGCGTATCTCAGCATGCTGCCCAGGGAAGAGGAACGTCCCTTCGGAGAGGACGAGGTGGATCTCTTCAG ACAAGTGCCTCTCTTCAAGCAGAAGATAGCCGGGAAGTCTCCCCCCACGGAGAAGTTTGCCATCCACAAAGCTCGCCGCTACAAAGCCCCGTGCCCCGTGAGGCTCTCGGTGCCCGTGCTG GAGATGATGTACATGTGGAACGGTTTCAGTATGATCAAAAAGCGACCGGAGCTGACCGAAGGCATCATCCAGACTCTGGCGGAGGCCGAGCGCACGCTCTTGGAGTCTCCAG AAAACGAGTATTCCCTGGATGACCGTTGTGTCGTCCACCTGCTGAAGGGAATGTGCTTGAAAAACCAGGGGCTCCTCCAGGGCGCCGAGGAATGCTTTCATAAAGTTTGTTCGAG tgaGAAGAAGCTCAAGTTCGACCACTACCTCATTCCCAATTCCATGGTGGAGCTCAGTCTCCTCTTCGTTGAACAAGGCCGACGGGACGAGGCCATCAAGCTGCTCCACAAGGCCAA AAACAACTACAAAGAATACTCGATGGAATCTCGTACGCAGTTCAGGATCCACGCCGCTCTGGCCAAACTGAAGGCGGGCTCTGTCGACGAAGACTAA
- the zgc:158403 gene encoding tetratricopeptide repeat protein 39A isoform X2 — MSNGKDDNAAHNNSSPMTLEESLDECMEALDLFLNNHFNESMERLRSKVDESMYHALIYATVLEMQAMMTFQHDDICDAGATMKSAQDLCQRFRRKSPNLGKSTGEPLTEEQLHAEVCYAECQLQRAALTFLQDENMVSFIKGGIKVRNSYLIYKDLHSYVKSQSCLKGPSHTHLEGGISFGIGAFNLTLSLFPPRILKLLEFAGFSGDKDYGLSLLDDGATAPNLRSMLCVLLLLCYYTFLTFILGTAAFYPNPSACSCKLFSLSGTGEGHVVEAERLLKIFRLRYPRGAIFLFFAGRAEEMKGNIDEAVALFEDGCKAQQTWKQFHHMCYWELMWCFTYKRAWKMAYFYADLLSKESRWSKAMYIYMKAAYLSMLPREEERPFGEDEVDLFRQVPLFKQKIAGKSPPTEKFAIHKARRYKAPCPVRLSVPVLEMMYMWNGFSMIKKRPELTEGIIQTLAEAERTLLESPENEYSLDDRCVVHLLKGMCLKNQGLLQGAEECFHKVCSSEKKLKFDHYLIPNSMVELSLLFVEQGRRDEAIKLLHKAKNNYKEYSMESRTQFRIHAALAKLKAGSVDED; from the exons ATGTCCAATGGAAAAGACGACAATGCTGCTCACAA cAACTCATCCCCGATGACCCTCGAAGAAAGCCTGGATGAGTGCATGGAGGCCCTGGATCTCTTCCTAAACAATCACTTCAATGAGAGTATGGAGAGGCTGCGGTCaaa AGTGGATGAAAGCATGTACCATGCTCTCATTTATGCCACGGTCCTGGAAATGCAGGCCATGATGACTTTCCAGCACGATGACATCTGCGACGCTGGAGCCACCATGAAGAGTGCTCAGGATCTCTGTCAGAG GTTCCGCCGTAAATCTCCAAATTTAGGGAAGTCAACGGGGGAGCCGCTCACTGAAG AGCAGCTCCATGCTGAAGTGTGTTACGCAGAGTGCCAACTCCAAAGAGCTGCTCTCACTTTCCTACAG GATGAGAACATGGTGAGTTTTATCAAAGGTGGGATCAAAGTACGAAACAGTTACCTGATTTACAA AGACTTGCATTCCTATGTCAAATCTCAAAGCTGTTTGAAAGGACCCAGCCACACTCACTTAGAGGGCGGCATTTCTTTCGGGATCGGAGCATTTAATTTG ACGCTCTCTTTATTTCCGCCACGGATACTAAAACTATTAGAGTTTGCCGGCTTCTCGGGAGACAAG GATTACGGGTTGTCCCTGCTTGACGATGGCGCGACGGCGCCGAACCTGCGTTCCATGCTGTGTGTTCTGCTCCTGCTTTGTTACTACACCTTTCTCACGTTCATACTCGGTACGGCTGCTTTCTATCCCAACCCATCCGCTTGCTCCTGTAAGCTGTTTTCTCTCTCAGGAACAGGCGAGGGACACGTGGTAGAAGCGGAAAGATTGCTGAAAATATTCCGGCTGCGCTATCCGCGG ggAGCAATCTTCCTGTTTTTTGCCGGCAGGGCAGAGGAGATGAAAGGAAACATCGATGAG GCGGTGGCTCTATTTGAAGACGGCTGCAAGGCCCAGCAAACGTGGAAGCAGTTCCATCACATGTGCTACTGGGAGTTGATGTGGTGCTTCACGTATAAGCGAGCGTGGAAAATGGCCTATTTCTACGCAGACCTACTCAGCAAGGAAAGCCGCTGGTCCAAG GCTATGTACATCTACATGAAAGCCGCGTATCTCAGCATGCTGCCCAGGGAAGAGGAACGTCCCTTCGGAGAGGACGAGGTGGATCTCTTCAG ACAAGTGCCTCTCTTCAAGCAGAAGATAGCCGGGAAGTCTCCCCCCACGGAGAAGTTTGCCATCCACAAAGCTCGCCGCTACAAAGCCCCGTGCCCCGTGAGGCTCTCGGTGCCCGTGCTG GAGATGATGTACATGTGGAACGGTTTCAGTATGATCAAAAAGCGACCGGAGCTGACCGAAGGCATCATCCAGACTCTGGCGGAGGCCGAGCGCACGCTCTTGGAGTCTCCAG AAAACGAGTATTCCCTGGATGACCGTTGTGTCGTCCACCTGCTGAAGGGAATGTGCTTGAAAAACCAGGGGCTCCTCCAGGGCGCCGAGGAATGCTTTCATAAAGTTTGTTCGAG tgaGAAGAAGCTCAAGTTCGACCACTACCTCATTCCCAATTCCATGGTGGAGCTCAGTCTCCTCTTCGTTGAACAAGGCCGACGGGACGAGGCCATCAAGCTGCTCCACAAGGCCAA AAACAACTACAAAGAATACTCGATGGAATCTCGTACGCAGTTCAGGATCCACGCCGCTCTGGCCAAACTGAAGGCGGGCTCTGTCGACGAAGACTAA
- the zgc:158403 gene encoding tetratricopeptide repeat protein 39A isoform X1 translates to MPTLGPLSDPLGSSVFSNSSPMTLEESLDECMEALDLFLNNHFNESMERLRSKVDESMYHALIYATVLEMQAMMTFQHDDICDAGATMKSAQDLCQRFRRKSPNLGKSTGEPLTEEQLHAEVCYAECQLQRAALTFLQDENMVSFIKGGIKVRNSYLIYKDLHSYVKSQSCLKGPSHTHLEGGISFGIGAFNLTLSLFPPRILKLLEFAGFSGDKDYGLSLLDDGATAPNLRSMLCVLLLLCYYTFLTFILGTAAFYPNPSACSCKLFSLSGTGEGHVVEAERLLKIFRLRYPRGAIFLFFAGRAEEMKGNIDEAVALFEDGCKAQQTWKQFHHMCYWELMWCFTYKRAWKMAYFYADLLSKESRWSKAMYIYMKAAYLSMLPREEERPFGEDEVDLFRQVPLFKQKIAGKSPPTEKFAIHKARRYKAPCPVRLSVPVLEMMYMWNGFSMIKKRPELTEGIIQTLAEAERTLLESPENEYSLDDRCVVHLLKGMCLKNQGLLQGAEECFHKVCSSEKKLKFDHYLIPNSMVELSLLFVEQGRRDEAIKLLHKAKNNYKEYSMESRTQFRIHAALAKLKAGSVDED, encoded by the exons ATGCCAACGCTCGGACCGCTTTCGGACCCACTCGGGAGCTCAGTTTTCAG cAACTCATCCCCGATGACCCTCGAAGAAAGCCTGGATGAGTGCATGGAGGCCCTGGATCTCTTCCTAAACAATCACTTCAATGAGAGTATGGAGAGGCTGCGGTCaaa AGTGGATGAAAGCATGTACCATGCTCTCATTTATGCCACGGTCCTGGAAATGCAGGCCATGATGACTTTCCAGCACGATGACATCTGCGACGCTGGAGCCACCATGAAGAGTGCTCAGGATCTCTGTCAGAG GTTCCGCCGTAAATCTCCAAATTTAGGGAAGTCAACGGGGGAGCCGCTCACTGAAG AGCAGCTCCATGCTGAAGTGTGTTACGCAGAGTGCCAACTCCAAAGAGCTGCTCTCACTTTCCTACAG GATGAGAACATGGTGAGTTTTATCAAAGGTGGGATCAAAGTACGAAACAGTTACCTGATTTACAA AGACTTGCATTCCTATGTCAAATCTCAAAGCTGTTTGAAAGGACCCAGCCACACTCACTTAGAGGGCGGCATTTCTTTCGGGATCGGAGCATTTAATTTG ACGCTCTCTTTATTTCCGCCACGGATACTAAAACTATTAGAGTTTGCCGGCTTCTCGGGAGACAAG GATTACGGGTTGTCCCTGCTTGACGATGGCGCGACGGCGCCGAACCTGCGTTCCATGCTGTGTGTTCTGCTCCTGCTTTGTTACTACACCTTTCTCACGTTCATACTCGGTACGGCTGCTTTCTATCCCAACCCATCCGCTTGCTCCTGTAAGCTGTTTTCTCTCTCAGGAACAGGCGAGGGACACGTGGTAGAAGCGGAAAGATTGCTGAAAATATTCCGGCTGCGCTATCCGCGG ggAGCAATCTTCCTGTTTTTTGCCGGCAGGGCAGAGGAGATGAAAGGAAACATCGATGAG GCGGTGGCTCTATTTGAAGACGGCTGCAAGGCCCAGCAAACGTGGAAGCAGTTCCATCACATGTGCTACTGGGAGTTGATGTGGTGCTTCACGTATAAGCGAGCGTGGAAAATGGCCTATTTCTACGCAGACCTACTCAGCAAGGAAAGCCGCTGGTCCAAG GCTATGTACATCTACATGAAAGCCGCGTATCTCAGCATGCTGCCCAGGGAAGAGGAACGTCCCTTCGGAGAGGACGAGGTGGATCTCTTCAG ACAAGTGCCTCTCTTCAAGCAGAAGATAGCCGGGAAGTCTCCCCCCACGGAGAAGTTTGCCATCCACAAAGCTCGCCGCTACAAAGCCCCGTGCCCCGTGAGGCTCTCGGTGCCCGTGCTG GAGATGATGTACATGTGGAACGGTTTCAGTATGATCAAAAAGCGACCGGAGCTGACCGAAGGCATCATCCAGACTCTGGCGGAGGCCGAGCGCACGCTCTTGGAGTCTCCAG AAAACGAGTATTCCCTGGATGACCGTTGTGTCGTCCACCTGCTGAAGGGAATGTGCTTGAAAAACCAGGGGCTCCTCCAGGGCGCCGAGGAATGCTTTCATAAAGTTTGTTCGAG tgaGAAGAAGCTCAAGTTCGACCACTACCTCATTCCCAATTCCATGGTGGAGCTCAGTCTCCTCTTCGTTGAACAAGGCCGACGGGACGAGGCCATCAAGCTGCTCCACAAGGCCAA AAACAACTACAAAGAATACTCGATGGAATCTCGTACGCAGTTCAGGATCCACGCCGCTCTGGCCAAACTGAAGGCGGGCTCTGTCGACGAAGACTAA
- the zgc:158403 gene encoding tetratricopeptide repeat protein 39A isoform X5, whose amino-acid sequence MICGVQVELRVDESMYHALIYATVLEMQAMMTFQHDDICDAGATMKSAQDLCQRFRRKSPNLGKSTGEPLTEEQLHAEVCYAECQLQRAALTFLQDENMVSFIKGGIKVRNSYLIYKDLHSYVKSQSCLKGPSHTHLEGGISFGIGAFNLTLSLFPPRILKLLEFAGFSGDKDYGLSLLDDGATAPNLRSMLCVLLLLCYYTFLTFILGTAAFYPNPSACSCKLFSLSGTGEGHVVEAERLLKIFRLRYPRGAIFLFFAGRAEEMKGNIDEAVALFEDGCKAQQTWKQFHHMCYWELMWCFTYKRAWKMAYFYADLLSKESRWSKAMYIYMKAAYLSMLPREEERPFGEDEVDLFRQVPLFKQKIAGKSPPTEKFAIHKARRYKAPCPVRLSVPVLEMMYMWNGFSMIKKRPELTEGIIQTLAEAERTLLESPENEYSLDDRCVVHLLKGMCLKNQGLLQGAEECFHKVCSSEKKLKFDHYLIPNSMVELSLLFVEQGRRDEAIKLLHKAKNNYKEYSMESRTQFRIHAALAKLKAGSVDED is encoded by the exons ATGATTTGCGGTGTACAAGTGGAGCTCAG AGTGGATGAAAGCATGTACCATGCTCTCATTTATGCCACGGTCCTGGAAATGCAGGCCATGATGACTTTCCAGCACGATGACATCTGCGACGCTGGAGCCACCATGAAGAGTGCTCAGGATCTCTGTCAGAG GTTCCGCCGTAAATCTCCAAATTTAGGGAAGTCAACGGGGGAGCCGCTCACTGAAG AGCAGCTCCATGCTGAAGTGTGTTACGCAGAGTGCCAACTCCAAAGAGCTGCTCTCACTTTCCTACAG GATGAGAACATGGTGAGTTTTATCAAAGGTGGGATCAAAGTACGAAACAGTTACCTGATTTACAA AGACTTGCATTCCTATGTCAAATCTCAAAGCTGTTTGAAAGGACCCAGCCACACTCACTTAGAGGGCGGCATTTCTTTCGGGATCGGAGCATTTAATTTG ACGCTCTCTTTATTTCCGCCACGGATACTAAAACTATTAGAGTTTGCCGGCTTCTCGGGAGACAAG GATTACGGGTTGTCCCTGCTTGACGATGGCGCGACGGCGCCGAACCTGCGTTCCATGCTGTGTGTTCTGCTCCTGCTTTGTTACTACACCTTTCTCACGTTCATACTCGGTACGGCTGCTTTCTATCCCAACCCATCCGCTTGCTCCTGTAAGCTGTTTTCTCTCTCAGGAACAGGCGAGGGACACGTGGTAGAAGCGGAAAGATTGCTGAAAATATTCCGGCTGCGCTATCCGCGG ggAGCAATCTTCCTGTTTTTTGCCGGCAGGGCAGAGGAGATGAAAGGAAACATCGATGAG GCGGTGGCTCTATTTGAAGACGGCTGCAAGGCCCAGCAAACGTGGAAGCAGTTCCATCACATGTGCTACTGGGAGTTGATGTGGTGCTTCACGTATAAGCGAGCGTGGAAAATGGCCTATTTCTACGCAGACCTACTCAGCAAGGAAAGCCGCTGGTCCAAG GCTATGTACATCTACATGAAAGCCGCGTATCTCAGCATGCTGCCCAGGGAAGAGGAACGTCCCTTCGGAGAGGACGAGGTGGATCTCTTCAG ACAAGTGCCTCTCTTCAAGCAGAAGATAGCCGGGAAGTCTCCCCCCACGGAGAAGTTTGCCATCCACAAAGCTCGCCGCTACAAAGCCCCGTGCCCCGTGAGGCTCTCGGTGCCCGTGCTG GAGATGATGTACATGTGGAACGGTTTCAGTATGATCAAAAAGCGACCGGAGCTGACCGAAGGCATCATCCAGACTCTGGCGGAGGCCGAGCGCACGCTCTTGGAGTCTCCAG AAAACGAGTATTCCCTGGATGACCGTTGTGTCGTCCACCTGCTGAAGGGAATGTGCTTGAAAAACCAGGGGCTCCTCCAGGGCGCCGAGGAATGCTTTCATAAAGTTTGTTCGAG tgaGAAGAAGCTCAAGTTCGACCACTACCTCATTCCCAATTCCATGGTGGAGCTCAGTCTCCTCTTCGTTGAACAAGGCCGACGGGACGAGGCCATCAAGCTGCTCCACAAGGCCAA AAACAACTACAAAGAATACTCGATGGAATCTCGTACGCAGTTCAGGATCCACGCCGCTCTGGCCAAACTGAAGGCGGGCTCTGTCGACGAAGACTAA
- the zgc:158403 gene encoding tetratricopeptide repeat protein 39A isoform X6 → MLKCVTQSANSKELLSLSYRDLHSYVKSQSCLKGPSHTHLEGGISFGIGAFNLTLSLFPPRILKLLEFAGFSGDKDYGLSLLDDGATAPNLRSMLCVLLLLCYYTFLTFILGTAAFYPNPSACSCKLFSLSGTGEGHVVEAERLLKIFRLRYPRGAIFLFFAGRAEEMKGNIDEAVALFEDGCKAQQTWKQFHHMCYWELMWCFTYKRAWKMAYFYADLLSKESRWSKAMYIYMKAAYLSMLPREEERPFGEDEVDLFRQVPLFKQKIAGKSPPTEKFAIHKARRYKAPCPVRLSVPVLEMMYMWNGFSMIKKRPELTEGIIQTLAEAERTLLESPENEYSLDDRCVVHLLKGMCLKNQGLLQGAEECFHKVCSSEKKLKFDHYLIPNSMVELSLLFVEQGRRDEAIKLLHKAKNNYKEYSMESRTQFRIHAALAKLKAGSVDED, encoded by the exons ATGCTGAAGTGTGTTACGCAGAGTGCCAACTCCAAAGAGCTGCTCTCACTTTCCTACAG AGACTTGCATTCCTATGTCAAATCTCAAAGCTGTTTGAAAGGACCCAGCCACACTCACTTAGAGGGCGGCATTTCTTTCGGGATCGGAGCATTTAATTTG ACGCTCTCTTTATTTCCGCCACGGATACTAAAACTATTAGAGTTTGCCGGCTTCTCGGGAGACAAG GATTACGGGTTGTCCCTGCTTGACGATGGCGCGACGGCGCCGAACCTGCGTTCCATGCTGTGTGTTCTGCTCCTGCTTTGTTACTACACCTTTCTCACGTTCATACTCGGTACGGCTGCTTTCTATCCCAACCCATCCGCTTGCTCCTGTAAGCTGTTTTCTCTCTCAGGAACAGGCGAGGGACACGTGGTAGAAGCGGAAAGATTGCTGAAAATATTCCGGCTGCGCTATCCGCGG ggAGCAATCTTCCTGTTTTTTGCCGGCAGGGCAGAGGAGATGAAAGGAAACATCGATGAG GCGGTGGCTCTATTTGAAGACGGCTGCAAGGCCCAGCAAACGTGGAAGCAGTTCCATCACATGTGCTACTGGGAGTTGATGTGGTGCTTCACGTATAAGCGAGCGTGGAAAATGGCCTATTTCTACGCAGACCTACTCAGCAAGGAAAGCCGCTGGTCCAAG GCTATGTACATCTACATGAAAGCCGCGTATCTCAGCATGCTGCCCAGGGAAGAGGAACGTCCCTTCGGAGAGGACGAGGTGGATCTCTTCAG ACAAGTGCCTCTCTTCAAGCAGAAGATAGCCGGGAAGTCTCCCCCCACGGAGAAGTTTGCCATCCACAAAGCTCGCCGCTACAAAGCCCCGTGCCCCGTGAGGCTCTCGGTGCCCGTGCTG GAGATGATGTACATGTGGAACGGTTTCAGTATGATCAAAAAGCGACCGGAGCTGACCGAAGGCATCATCCAGACTCTGGCGGAGGCCGAGCGCACGCTCTTGGAGTCTCCAG AAAACGAGTATTCCCTGGATGACCGTTGTGTCGTCCACCTGCTGAAGGGAATGTGCTTGAAAAACCAGGGGCTCCTCCAGGGCGCCGAGGAATGCTTTCATAAAGTTTGTTCGAG tgaGAAGAAGCTCAAGTTCGACCACTACCTCATTCCCAATTCCATGGTGGAGCTCAGTCTCCTCTTCGTTGAACAAGGCCGACGGGACGAGGCCATCAAGCTGCTCCACAAGGCCAA AAACAACTACAAAGAATACTCGATGGAATCTCGTACGCAGTTCAGGATCCACGCCGCTCTGGCCAAACTGAAGGCGGGCTCTGTCGACGAAGACTAA